TTCTAAGGATATCGGATGTGGTTCTGACAAAACCAGGTGCTAATAGTTTTTATGAATGTATTTACATGAGAAAACCTATGCTCCTTGATAAAATGGAAGGATTCTTATATCAGGAAAAAGGAGCAGCCGATTTTATTAAAGAACATGAAATAGGTGTAATAGTAGATAGTCTAGATAAATTTACTGAAGGCATCAATGATATTTTAGAAAGATATGATACTTATATATCAAATCTTCAGGAGATAGAAAAGATTAACGGAGCTGATGTCATAGTAGATCAGATAATTAATGTTTAACAAGAAAGGTGGGACATATTTATGATAATTGATATGCATACTCATCTATCGGATATACGGGTATATCCAGATTATTGGATTCAGAATATAAAAACAACAATAAGAAAAAAGCTGGAAAAGGAAATTCCAATCCAAGTATCAGATGATTTTTTACAGAACTATGTAAATAATATTTTGGATGATTTTGATGGAGAAAAAAAAATCAAGGTAATGGATGAATCTGGAATTAATAAAGCTGTTGTACTGCAGGTGGATTTTGGATATGGTAGGCAAGAGCCAGATAATCTAAACAATATTATAGATATTCATGGTGAAATGTTAAAAAAATATCCTGAGCGGTTCATCGTATTTGCAGGAATAGATCCAAGAAGGGGGAAAAAAGGAGCTGATTTATTTGAAAAATGTATAAAAGAATATAAATTCAGCGGACTAAAACTTTATCCTCCATGTGGCTATGAAATAGATGATAAAGGGTTATACCCATTATATGAAATATGTAATGAATATAGACTTCCTGTACTGATTCATATTGGACCATCTTGGGAAGATATGAAATCCACATTCAATTATCCAGATTCTATTTTAAAAGTTTCCAAAGAGTTTCCAAATGTACCTTTTGTACTAGGACATGCAGCGTTATTGTTTTATGAAGAAAGTCATAAATTGCCCTTAGTAAGAGATAACATATACTTGGAAGTATCTGGATATGAAAAAATGATAGAGCAGGAAGCTTTATTAAAGGAACGTATGAAGAATCTTATGAAGGATTGTCCTGATAAAGTAGTGTACGGTTCTGACTGGCCTATGTATCGTACAGTTAAAGAGGATATTTCATACTTTGAAAGTTTTGATTTCATGACAGATGATTTTAAGGAAAAGTTTTTTCACAAGAACGCCTTAGATCTGTTAGGAATGTGAAGGTGCTTATACTGTAATGGAGGTAACTATGGAGAATAAACTATCTATTGATTCTACGAAAAACAAGGAATCATTTAATTATGTAAACTGCTTTGAAAAACCACTAGGATTAATCCTTGGTAACCATGATGAGAAAATCAAGAATAGCTTCTTTTTATTACTTAAGTTAATGCAATGTTATAACATCGAATGTTTTGATGACTCATCCATTTTTTACACAATCGAATATAACGAAGCATTAGCCTATATATTTGAGGATATGCTCAATATACAGATGAATATCCAGAAAACCCACAGAGCTAATTTGAATAATGTAATTAAAAATAATATTGATAATGGCAGATATGCCCTTGTTCCAGGGAATCTAAAAGTATATCCAGGCAGTGAGTATTATGAGGAATACGATTGGAAGCATTTGATTTTGGTTAATGGTTATAATGATGAAGAAAAAATATATTATGTTTGTGATAATACCCATGAAGAAGGAAATGATGGAAGCCAGTATATACATGGAACAATTGATTATGAGCTTCTTGAAAAGCTATTTGAATCAGCCGTAGACAGTTTTGATATTTCATCTGTATGGAGTTTGGATATAGAAGAAAATGCTGGTTCATACTCAGAAAAAGAAATGCTCATGAATGTATTGGACCTATATCTATATAATCGCAGTGAACAACCATATATGGAAATTGATCTTATGAATACTGTACAAGATAAAATCCAAGCGGGTGAAAGAATAAAAACCAATTGTGAAGGGGAAGAAATCCTCAAGAGTATGGAATTCATTCTATTAAGAACCATACGTTACAAAGAATTTTTCTATCAAGAGATGGTTACTAAACTACGTACACTAGATTTTGATGAGAATATAATCAACAAAATAGAAAATGTAAGCTTAAAAATAACAGAATTCTGGATGAAAATTGCTAATTCAGTTCTTATTAATTATCATTTGATGCAGAAATTTGATATGGATGACCAGATTATCAGAGTCATGGCAAAAGAAAAAGAGATGTTCAGGTTATTAGACAGAGTTAAAGGTGAATTGGATAGTTAAAACATTTTAGAGATGCATTAAGGGAGAAAATCATGAATGATATGAAAATAAGAAAGGATAACGTTGAAGATATACTTGCACTTAGTGCTGTTCAGACAGGAATATTATATGAATATCTTATAAAAGAAGACAAGGAATTATATATTGCCCAGATTTTATTACATCTAAAGGGAAAACTTGATATAAGTGTTATGAGAAAGGCATGTGAGATGGTTAGTAACAATAATGAAATGTTAAGGTCTGTATTTAGATGGGAAAGGCTGCAAAAACCCATCCAGATTATATTAAAAAATCACAAGGTACCTTTTGGTACATATATATTGAAAAATGAACCAATACACGAGGCTCGTTTAAAAGCTGAGAAGCTCATGAAAAATGAAAAAAGTAATGGTATTGATATAAGGATAGAACCAGTGAAGATAATATTGTTCCAATATGAAGATGACAGTCATGACTTAGTTATTACATGGCATCATATAGTATATGATGGATGGAGCAATATGATTTTGCTAAGAGAAATCTTTCAAACCTATGAAAAGCTGCTTAATGAATATCCAGAGTTTGATAAAAAAGCCAAATACAAAGATTACATTAAACTGTGTAATGAATTCAAGAAATCCAACGAACAAAAGATGTTCTGGAAGGAATATCTTAATGGATATAAAGCTAATGATAATCTTTTAAGGGATATACAAGGTAATGGTAAAAGTAATATCACAGCAGAATATAGTTTCAAACTTAATGAAGATATGATAAAAAAACTGGAAGACTATTTATGTAATAAAAGGACCACAGTAGCTGATTTCATATATATGGTATGGGGAATTTTATTATATAAGTATACTAATATAAGTGATTTTGCAATTGGAGTAACATATTCTGGAAGAAACAATAAGATAAGAAACATTGATAAAACAATAGGTTTGTTCATAAATACGCTGCCTTTAAGAATTAAGATAGATGACAGTATGAAGGTAGATGATGTGTTGATGAATATTGCTGATGATAAAGAAAAGATGCTGAACTATGAAATGAGCAACTTGATTGATATAAAAGAGTATTCTGGGTTGAAATCAGATGAAGCTTTATTTCATTCACTGGTAGTTGTAGAAAATTATCCAGTAGAGATGGGAAAATGGCTGGATAATGATGAAGGTGGTTTACAAATTGAATCTTATTGTTCAAGTGAAAAAAACAATTATGATC
The window above is part of the Vallitalea guaymasensis genome. Proteins encoded here:
- a CDS encoding amidohydrolase family protein → MIIDMHTHLSDIRVYPDYWIQNIKTTIRKKLEKEIPIQVSDDFLQNYVNNILDDFDGEKKIKVMDESGINKAVVLQVDFGYGRQEPDNLNNIIDIHGEMLKKYPERFIVFAGIDPRRGKKGADLFEKCIKEYKFSGLKLYPPCGYEIDDKGLYPLYEICNEYRLPVLIHIGPSWEDMKSTFNYPDSILKVSKEFPNVPFVLGHAALLFYEESHKLPLVRDNIYLEVSGYEKMIEQEALLKERMKNLMKDCPDKVVYGSDWPMYRTVKEDISYFESFDFMTDDFKEKFFHKNALDLLGM
- a CDS encoding condensation domain-containing protein, translating into MNDMKIRKDNVEDILALSAVQTGILYEYLIKEDKELYIAQILLHLKGKLDISVMRKACEMVSNNNEMLRSVFRWERLQKPIQIILKNHKVPFGTYILKNEPIHEARLKAEKLMKNEKSNGIDIRIEPVKIILFQYEDDSHDLVITWHHIVYDGWSNMILLREIFQTYEKLLNEYPEFDKKAKYKDYIKLCNEFKKSNEQKMFWKEYLNGYKANDNLLRDIQGNGKSNITAEYSFKLNEDMIKKLEDYLCNKRTTVADFIYMVWGILLYKYTNISDFAIGVTYSGRNNKIRNIDKTIGLFINTLPLRIKIDDSMKVDDVLMNIADDKEKMLNYEMSNLIDIKEYSGLKSDEALFHSLVVVENYPVEMGKWLDNDEGGLQIESYCSSEKNNYDLVLGILPSDDYTFLIQYSRDYYTEEYIHRMADYLNNLLEIILNGKEDILIGDIDKYTSEEIEKMKTLTNDIEENMDFDIDSFL